From Oncorhynchus clarkii lewisi isolate Uvic-CL-2024 chromosome 26, UVic_Ocla_1.0, whole genome shotgun sequence, the proteins below share one genomic window:
- the LOC139385269 gene encoding keratin-associated protein 5-1-like has protein sequence MVLVSCGSCLVSCGSCLVSCGTCLVSCGSCLVSCGSCLVSCGSCLVSCGSCLVSCGSCLVSCGSCLVSCGSCLVSCGSCLVSCGSCLVSCGSCLVSCGSCLVSCGSCLVSCGSCLVSCGSCLVSCGSCLVSCGSCLVSCGSCLVSCGSCLVSCGSCLVSCGSCLVSCGSCLVSCGSCLVSCGSCLVSCGSCLVSCGSCLVSCGSCLVSCGSCLVSCGSCLVSCGSSLVSCGSCLVSCGSCLVSCGSCLVSCGSCLVSCGSCL, from the coding sequence ATGGTGTTGGTTTCTTGTGGGTCCTGTCTGGTTTCCTGTGGGTCCTGTCTGGTTTCCTGTGGGACCTGTCTGGTTTCTTGTGGGTCCTGTCTGGTTTCCTGTGGGTCCTGCCTGGTTTCCTGTGGGTCCTGCCTGGTTTCCTGTGGGTCCTGCCTGGTTTCCTGTGGGTCCTGTCTGGTTTCCTGTGGGTCCTGCCTGGTTTCCTGTGGGTCCTGTCTGGTTTCCTGTGGGTCCTGCCTGGTTTCCTGTGGGTCCTGCCTGGTTTCCTGTGGGTCCTGCCTGGTTTCCTGTGGGTCCTGCCTGGTTTCTTGTGGGTCCTGTCTGGTTTCCTGTGGGTCCTGCCTGGTTTCCTGTGGGTCCTGCCTGGTTTCCTGTGGGTCCTGCCTGGTTTCTTGTGGGTCCTGTCTGGTTTCCTGTGGGTCCTGCCTGGTTTCCTGTGGGTCCTGCCTGGTTTCCTGTGGGTCCTGCCTGGTTTCCTGTGGGTCCTGCCTGGTTTCCTGTGGGTCCTGCCTGGTTTCCTGTGGGTCTTGTCTGGTTTCCTGTGGGTCCTGCCTGGTTTCCTGTGGGTCCTGTCTGGTTTCCTGTGGGTCTTGCCTGGTTTCCTGTGGGTCCTGCCTGGTTTCCTGTGGGTCCTGCCTGGTTTCCTGTGGGTCCTGCCTGGTTTCCTGTGGGTCCTCCCTGGTTTCCTGTGGGTCCTGCCTGGTTTCCTGTGGGTCCTGCCTGGTTTCCTGTGGGTCCTGCCTGGTTTCCTGTGGGTCCTGCCTGGTTTCCTGTGGGTCCTGCCTGTAA